One Arthrobacter sp. FW306-07-I genomic window carries:
- a CDS encoding Gfo/Idh/MocA family protein produces MDNQSAAKLGMAVVGAGSRGAALARTFHASPGWELAAICDVDIDRARRLAAKLGAVPCFETIDELLDSVDVDTAAIATPLGALHGAAMTALRAGKHVLVEEPLADSLAHGQEMVSQAKTGGLVLMADHPHSFEPAIQKIQKLMETGSLGEILFVEALLSETNLLKTERDVFWDLAPGDFAILDQVLPDGLAPLDVSAFGGDPLGTGRDCVGHIYFRLPNDAPVHLHVNRLSRARSHQLVIAGTRLTLVWDAKLHKERLRVFDPCLSAQQKLTAPYCPEPDLLQLLGEDGTLLTIEQQTMDRLAAEFSNRIRRQRDGYAPHLPGLRVLAVLEAVARSRSLDGQVSGVLAPLQEGPGDLSGDWSQSILWTT; encoded by the coding sequence TTGGACAACCAGTCGGCTGCCAAGTTGGGAATGGCCGTCGTCGGCGCCGGATCCAGGGGCGCTGCTCTGGCCAGGACCTTCCACGCCTCCCCCGGCTGGGAATTGGCGGCAATATGCGACGTAGACATTGACCGGGCACGCAGGCTCGCCGCGAAACTCGGAGCTGTCCCCTGTTTCGAAACGATAGATGAACTGCTGGACAGCGTCGACGTAGATACTGCCGCAATTGCCACCCCGCTGGGTGCCCTCCATGGAGCGGCCATGACGGCCTTGCGGGCCGGCAAGCATGTCCTGGTGGAAGAGCCCCTCGCAGACAGCTTGGCACACGGACAGGAGATGGTGTCGCAAGCGAAAACGGGTGGTCTTGTCCTGATGGCCGACCATCCCCATTCCTTTGAGCCGGCCATCCAGAAAATTCAAAAGCTGATGGAAACCGGTTCATTGGGCGAGATCCTTTTTGTCGAAGCCCTCCTGTCCGAAACCAACCTCCTGAAGACAGAGCGGGACGTGTTTTGGGATCTGGCGCCGGGCGACTTTGCCATCCTGGACCAGGTACTCCCGGACGGCCTGGCTCCCCTGGACGTCTCAGCCTTCGGCGGTGACCCTCTGGGCACCGGACGTGACTGTGTGGGCCACATCTATTTCAGGCTTCCCAATGATGCCCCTGTCCACCTCCACGTCAACAGGCTCAGCCGGGCCAGAAGCCACCAACTGGTGATAGCGGGTACCCGGCTCACGCTGGTTTGGGATGCCAAACTGCACAAGGAGCGTCTGCGGGTCTTTGACCCCTGCCTGTCCGCCCAGCAGAAACTGACGGCCCCATATTGCCCGGAACCCGACCTTCTCCAATTGCTGGGCGAAGACGGCACCCTGTTGACCATTGAGCAGCAAACAATGGATCGGCTGGCGGCTGAGTTTTCAAACCGGATCCGACGCCAAAGGGACGGGTACGCACCGCACCTGCCCGGGCTGAGGGTCCTGGCAGTGCTGGAAGCCGTCGCCCGGAGCAGGAGCCTTGATGGCCAAGTGTCCGGAGTTCTTGCGCCGCTTCAGGAAGGCCCGGGCGATCTCTCCGGGGACTGGTCGCAGAGCATCTTGTGGACCACGTAG
- a CDS encoding DegT/DnrJ/EryC1/StrS family aminotransferase, protein MATESVVARIEVVKPWLGQEEADALADVVHSGCLTQGRKVREFEAAFAAAQGARFAVATSSCTAALHLALVVAGIGPGDDVVVPSLSVVATVNAVTYVGARPVFCDVDPATGNVTAETIHAALTLDTRAVIVVDQAGVPVDLDPIRDLCNRHEITLIEDAACAVGSLYRGKPVGTGSDIAVWSFHPDHILTTGEGGMLTTRRADWAARARALRGHASNLTRPNTEQFVPPREVCLEVGFDYQMTDLQAAIGICQLRRLPAMVERRRWIAGIYAGALSGLDGLRFVTDPPYGTTNFQSLWMEVLPAFPATRELLLERLAEAGVTARRGAYAAHRQPAYRWRDTGNTRLHNTERLSERTLVLPVFHELDATSINRVINAIRKTASPVGT, encoded by the coding sequence GTGGCTACTGAGTCAGTAGTTGCCAGGATAGAAGTCGTGAAGCCGTGGCTCGGGCAAGAGGAAGCCGATGCCTTGGCCGACGTGGTTCATTCCGGTTGCCTTACCCAAGGCAGGAAAGTCAGGGAATTTGAGGCTGCTTTCGCAGCCGCCCAGGGCGCCCGCTTTGCCGTCGCAACGTCGAGTTGCACCGCAGCCCTGCACCTCGCCTTGGTGGTGGCCGGTATCGGCCCGGGCGACGATGTGGTGGTTCCGTCCCTTTCCGTCGTAGCCACAGTGAACGCCGTCACCTACGTGGGTGCAAGGCCTGTGTTCTGTGACGTCGACCCTGCCACCGGGAACGTGACTGCAGAAACGATCCATGCCGCCCTGACCCTGGACACGCGCGCGGTGATCGTAGTGGACCAAGCCGGTGTGCCTGTGGATCTCGACCCTATTCGGGACCTTTGCAACCGCCACGAGATCACACTGATCGAGGATGCCGCCTGCGCGGTGGGGTCACTTTATAGAGGAAAGCCCGTTGGGACTGGATCAGACATTGCCGTGTGGTCATTTCATCCCGATCACATTCTCACTACTGGTGAGGGCGGCATGCTCACCACCCGCCGGGCGGACTGGGCCGCCCGCGCCCGGGCCCTGCGCGGGCATGCAAGCAACCTGACGCGGCCGAACACGGAGCAGTTCGTCCCTCCCCGGGAGGTGTGCCTGGAAGTGGGCTTCGATTACCAGATGACCGACCTGCAGGCAGCGATCGGGATCTGCCAGCTACGGCGGCTTCCGGCCATGGTGGAACGCCGGCGGTGGATTGCGGGCATTTATGCAGGCGCTTTGTCAGGCCTGGATGGCCTGCGGTTTGTAACTGATCCTCCCTATGGCACGACGAATTTCCAGTCCCTCTGGATGGAAGTCCTTCCGGCGTTCCCGGCGACGCGCGAATTATTGCTGGAACGGCTGGCAGAGGCCGGGGTGACTGCGCGGCGGGGAGCCTACGCTGCCCATCGGCAGCCCGCCTACAGATGGCGGGATACCGGCAACACGCGACTTCACAACACTGAACGGCTCAGTGAGCGGACTTTGGTCCTGCCGGTATTCCATGAACTGGATGCCACCAGCATCAACCGCGTCATCAACGCCATCCGGAAAACAGCATCCCCGGTGGGCACGTGA
- a CDS encoding PglD-related sugar-binding protein — MSELILVAATGLAREVLAMVRSSGQYDVVGLLDDDKEMAGVTVDGAPVLGSIGEAPNYTHAFLLVCVMASKEREAVVARLASLGINDSRYATAVDPTVQFPEGCRVGRGSILLRNVTLTAAVTLGSHVVAMPAVTFSYDDDVSDFATFAAGVSLGGGVRVGRGAYLGLNSSVRDRTSVGDYATIGMGAAVLSNVPDGETWVGVPAHEIDHRGFIR; from the coding sequence GTGAGCGAACTGATACTGGTTGCCGCAACTGGCCTCGCCCGCGAAGTCCTTGCGATGGTTCGCAGCAGCGGGCAGTACGACGTCGTCGGCCTGCTCGACGATGACAAGGAAATGGCGGGTGTGACAGTAGACGGCGCCCCCGTCCTGGGCAGCATTGGTGAAGCTCCGAACTACACACACGCCTTCTTGCTCGTGTGCGTGATGGCCAGCAAGGAACGTGAGGCCGTGGTGGCGCGGCTTGCATCGCTGGGAATCAACGACTCCAGGTACGCCACGGCGGTGGATCCCACCGTCCAGTTTCCCGAGGGGTGCCGGGTGGGGCGGGGCAGCATCTTGCTGCGGAATGTCACCCTCACTGCCGCTGTTACCTTGGGGTCGCACGTGGTGGCCATGCCAGCGGTGACGTTTTCGTACGACGACGACGTGTCCGACTTTGCCACGTTCGCCGCCGGCGTTTCGCTGGGCGGCGGAGTCAGGGTTGGCAGGGGCGCCTACCTGGGGTTGAATTCCAGCGTTCGGGACAGGACCTCAGTGGGAGACTACGCGACGATCGGAATGGGCGCCGCAGTCCTCAGCAACGTCCCTGACGGGGAAACGTGGGTGGGGGTACCCGCCCACGAGATTGATCACCGGGGATTCATCCGTTAG
- a CDS encoding M18 family aminopeptidase: MPLPSSAADHIQDLGAYVSASPSSFHAAHEGGRRLEEAGFTRLDELQPWEGGPGRFFIIRDGALIAWVVPEGAGPTTGFNILGAHTDSPSFKLKPKPTTGAHGWLQAGVEIYGGPLLNSWLDRELRLAGRLVMLDGAEHLTATGPLLRFPQLAIHLDRAVNEGLTLDKQRHMNPVWGLGNPTDSDLLGVLAGSVAGSPVDPGQIGGYDVVIADTQEPAVFGGKGEFFASGRLDNLSATHAGLAALVAHAGSGDAGGPIAVLAAFDHEEIGSNSRSGACGPILEDVLVRISDGLGATVGQRRQALAASFCLSADAGHAVHPNYPERHDPANHPVLNGGPLLKINANQRYATDAYGAAFWARLCREAGVPYQEFVSNNVVPCGSTIGPLTATRLGIRTVDVGVPLLSMHSARELCGVEDPLRLATVAELFFGTAA; encoded by the coding sequence ATGCCTTTGCCTTCCTCTGCCGCAGACCACATCCAGGACCTTGGCGCCTATGTCAGCGCATCGCCGTCGAGCTTCCATGCTGCGCACGAGGGCGGCCGGCGGCTGGAGGAGGCCGGGTTCACCCGCCTGGATGAACTGCAGCCCTGGGAGGGCGGGCCGGGTCGGTTCTTCATCATCAGGGACGGCGCACTGATCGCGTGGGTGGTCCCCGAAGGTGCGGGGCCAACCACGGGGTTCAACATCCTCGGGGCGCACACCGATTCGCCGTCGTTCAAGCTCAAGCCCAAGCCCACCACCGGTGCCCACGGCTGGCTCCAGGCCGGAGTGGAAATCTACGGCGGACCGCTGCTGAATTCCTGGCTGGACCGCGAGCTCCGGCTCGCGGGCCGGCTGGTGATGCTCGACGGCGCAGAGCACCTCACGGCCACCGGCCCGCTGCTCCGCTTCCCGCAGCTGGCCATCCACCTTGACCGGGCCGTGAACGAGGGGCTCACCCTGGACAAGCAGCGGCATATGAACCCGGTGTGGGGGCTGGGGAATCCTACGGATTCGGACCTGCTGGGCGTGCTGGCAGGTTCGGTTGCCGGCTCCCCCGTCGATCCGGGACAGATCGGCGGGTACGACGTCGTCATCGCGGACACGCAGGAGCCTGCGGTTTTCGGCGGCAAGGGGGAGTTCTTCGCATCAGGGCGGCTGGACAACCTTTCAGCCACGCACGCCGGGCTTGCGGCGCTGGTTGCGCACGCGGGCTCCGGGGATGCCGGCGGCCCCATTGCCGTCCTGGCCGCGTTCGACCACGAGGAAATCGGCTCCAACTCCCGATCCGGTGCGTGCGGACCCATCCTTGAAGACGTGCTGGTGCGCATCTCTGACGGCCTCGGCGCGACGGTGGGCCAGCGGCGGCAGGCCCTGGCGGCGTCGTTCTGCCTCTCAGCCGACGCCGGGCACGCGGTGCACCCGAACTATCCGGAGCGGCACGATCCCGCCAACCATCCCGTGCTGAACGGCGGTCCGCTCCTGAAGATCAACGCCAACCAGCGCTACGCCACGGACGCGTACGGCGCCGCTTTCTGGGCACGGCTGTGCCGCGAAGCCGGCGTGCCCTACCAGGAGTTCGTGTCCAACAACGTGGTGCCCTGCGGCTCCACCATCGGCCCGCTCACCGCCACCCGGCTGGGCATCCGGACTGTGGACGTGGGCGTGCCGCTGCTGTCCATGCACTCAGCACGGGAGCTGTGCGGGGTTGAGGACCCCCTGCGCCTGGCCACGGTGGCGGAGCTGTTCTTCGGGACGGCTGCGTAG
- a CDS encoding amino acid permease: protein MHADQQLSKSLKPRHLSMIAIAGVIGAGLFVGSGAAIQQAGPGILVAYAAAGLVVILVMRMLGEMAAANPETGSFSTYADKALGRWAGFSIGWLYAWFWIIVLGIEATAGAAIMHRWVPGIDQWVWALVLMVLLTLTNLGSVKSYGEFEFWFASIKVAAIVLFLLFGAAAILGLVPGVPAPGLSNLINNGGFMPNGPGAVLAGILVVVFSFFGAEIATIAAGESENPVDAVKKAVKSTVWRILVFYIGSIAVVVTLLPWNSASVAKSPYVAVIELFGIPGAGTIMDVVVLTSVLSCLNSGLYTASRMLFSLSTRGDAPRSWTRISRRGVPAAAVLASTVVGFVTVGLNYIAPDTVFLFLVNTSGAIALFVWLVISASQLVLRRRMGAAAKDLQLKMWLFPYLTWAAIISIVALLIGMVIVESTRESLLLSLALAAVVVAVGVLRYRRHGAAAGQPDAVEVEPAAAPAE from the coding sequence ATGCATGCTGACCAGCAACTTTCAAAGTCCCTGAAACCCAGGCACCTGTCCATGATCGCCATCGCCGGCGTGATTGGTGCAGGACTTTTCGTCGGCTCGGGGGCAGCCATTCAGCAGGCCGGCCCAGGCATCCTCGTGGCGTACGCGGCCGCCGGCCTGGTGGTCATCCTGGTGATGCGCATGCTGGGCGAGATGGCCGCGGCCAACCCCGAGACAGGCTCGTTCTCCACCTACGCCGACAAGGCGCTGGGCCGCTGGGCAGGGTTCAGCATCGGCTGGCTCTACGCCTGGTTCTGGATCATCGTCCTGGGCATCGAAGCCACCGCAGGCGCTGCCATCATGCACCGCTGGGTGCCGGGCATCGACCAGTGGGTGTGGGCCCTTGTCCTCATGGTGCTGCTGACGCTGACCAACCTCGGTTCCGTGAAGTCCTACGGTGAGTTCGAGTTCTGGTTCGCGTCCATCAAGGTCGCTGCCATCGTCCTGTTCCTCCTCTTCGGCGCTGCCGCCATCCTGGGCCTCGTTCCGGGCGTCCCCGCACCGGGGCTGAGCAACCTGATCAACAACGGCGGCTTTATGCCCAATGGCCCGGGTGCGGTCCTGGCAGGCATCCTTGTGGTGGTCTTCTCCTTTTTCGGCGCTGAGATCGCCACCATCGCAGCCGGCGAATCCGAAAACCCTGTGGATGCCGTCAAGAAGGCAGTGAAATCCACAGTGTGGCGCATCCTGGTCTTCTACATCGGCTCCATCGCCGTGGTGGTCACCCTGCTTCCCTGGAACTCCGCCTCCGTGGCCAAGAGCCCGTACGTGGCGGTCATCGAACTCTTCGGCATCCCCGGCGCCGGAACCATCATGGACGTCGTAGTTCTTACTTCCGTCCTTTCCTGCCTGAACTCCGGTCTTTACACCGCCAGCCGCATGCTGTTCTCACTCTCTACCCGCGGTGACGCGCCGCGCTCATGGACCCGCATCTCCCGCCGGGGTGTTCCCGCCGCTGCCGTCCTTGCCTCCACTGTGGTCGGGTTCGTCACGGTCGGTCTGAACTACATCGCACCGGACACCGTGTTCCTCTTCCTGGTGAACACCTCGGGGGCCATTGCCCTGTTCGTATGGCTGGTCATCTCGGCGTCGCAGCTTGTCCTCCGCCGCCGCATGGGCGCCGCGGCCAAGGACCTGCAGCTGAAGATGTGGCTGTTCCCGTACCTCACCTGGGCAGCGATCATCAGCATCGTGGCCCTGCTCATCGGCATGGTGATCGTGGAGTCCACCCGGGAATCGCTGCTGCTCTCCCTGGCCCTGGCTGCCGTGGTCGTGGCGGTCGGTGTGCTCCGTTACCGTCGGCACGGCGCTGCCGCCGGCCAGCCGGACGCCGTGGAGGTCGAACCCGCAGCGGCACCTGCGGAGTAG
- a CDS encoding ABC transporter permease: MSSTTTESTSSREPAPSPAGPASRNAGRSLPGPTFFRVLNSEIIKFRSLLSTLILLASTAVVMVGFGALSAWGTGQFTNAATRDPQAASRMASQGGDLAISAPTSGIAFAQLILGSLGVLLMSSEFTTGMARSTFAAVPKRIPAFAAKLVVVMVTSFVVTAVSTWVAGLVAVPILDNYGLKLDLASSQSVKLLLVNSIYVAAVAAIGMALGTLLRNSAGGIMSLVGIFFVAPLAFQLIPGDFFKEARKYLPGNTVEPLTAVQHVPDTLEAWQAGLVLGAWVVVPVLLAAVLLKRRDI; encoded by the coding sequence ATGAGTTCCACAACCACTGAGTCAACGTCCTCCCGCGAACCGGCACCGTCCCCCGCCGGACCAGCCTCCCGCAACGCCGGAAGGTCCCTTCCCGGTCCCACCTTCTTCCGGGTCCTCAACTCGGAGATCATCAAATTCCGCAGCTTGCTCTCCACCCTGATCCTGCTCGCCTCCACGGCGGTGGTCATGGTGGGATTCGGTGCGCTGTCGGCGTGGGGGACAGGACAGTTCACGAATGCCGCCACCCGTGATCCGCAGGCGGCCTCGAGGATGGCATCCCAGGGCGGAGACCTTGCCATCAGCGCCCCCACCTCCGGTATCGCCTTCGCGCAACTGATCCTCGGGTCCCTGGGTGTGCTCCTGATGAGTTCCGAGTTCACTACGGGCATGGCCCGGTCCACCTTCGCAGCCGTACCCAAGCGGATCCCCGCATTTGCCGCCAAGCTGGTGGTGGTGATGGTGACGTCGTTCGTGGTCACCGCCGTGTCCACCTGGGTGGCCGGGCTGGTTGCCGTGCCCATCCTGGACAACTACGGCCTGAAACTCGACCTGGCCAGCTCCCAGTCGGTGAAGCTCCTCCTGGTCAACAGCATCTACGTGGCCGCCGTCGCCGCCATCGGCATGGCCCTGGGCACGCTGCTGCGGAACTCCGCCGGTGGCATCATGAGCCTGGTGGGCATCTTCTTCGTGGCACCTCTTGCCTTCCAGCTCATCCCCGGGGACTTCTTCAAGGAAGCCCGGAAGTACCTGCCCGGCAACACCGTTGAGCCGCTGACGGCTGTGCAGCACGTTCCGGACACCCTCGAGGCGTGGCAGGCCGGACTGGTCCTGGGCGCCTGGGTGGTGGTTCCCGTCCTGCTGGCCGCCGTGCTGCTCAAACGCCGGGACATCTGA
- a CDS encoding ABC transporter ATP-binding protein yields the protein MIEANGLTKVYGAKTAVAGVSFTVKAGQVTGFLGPNGAGKSTTMRMIMGLDRPTSGSVTVNGLPYVRHKAPLRQVGALLDAKAVHTSRSAYNHLLAMAATHSIPKTRVHEVIEMTGLEAVARKKAGGFSLGMGQRLGIAAALLGDPQTLILDEPVNGLDPEGVVWVRNLVRYLAGQGRTVFLSSHLMSEMAQTADHLIVIGRGRVIADAPIKDIITGKGQSRVRVRTDQPDRLHQLLSARGASVDVPERELLEVTGLEPKAIAATALENQVMVYELTPLVASLEEAYMELTKDDVEYHSLPTVEVSK from the coding sequence ATGATCGAGGCAAACGGGCTGACCAAGGTCTATGGTGCCAAAACCGCCGTGGCCGGTGTCAGTTTCACCGTTAAGGCAGGGCAAGTCACCGGCTTTCTGGGCCCCAACGGGGCAGGAAAGTCCACCACCATGCGCATGATCATGGGATTGGACCGGCCCACATCCGGATCTGTCACGGTGAACGGCCTGCCATACGTCCGGCACAAGGCGCCACTGCGGCAGGTGGGTGCCCTCCTCGACGCCAAAGCGGTGCACACCAGCCGCAGCGCCTACAACCACCTGCTGGCCATGGCGGCCACGCACAGCATCCCCAAAACGCGGGTGCATGAGGTGATCGAGATGACCGGGCTGGAGGCCGTGGCCCGCAAGAAGGCCGGCGGCTTTTCACTGGGCATGGGCCAGCGGCTGGGTATCGCCGCTGCCCTGCTGGGGGACCCGCAGACCCTCATCCTGGACGAACCGGTCAACGGCCTGGACCCCGAGGGGGTGGTGTGGGTGCGGAACCTGGTGCGGTACCTGGCCGGGCAGGGGCGCACAGTGTTTCTTTCGAGCCACCTGATGAGCGAGATGGCGCAGACTGCGGACCACCTGATAGTCATTGGCCGCGGCCGGGTGATTGCCGACGCACCCATCAAGGACATCATCACCGGCAAGGGCCAGTCACGGGTCCGCGTCCGTACCGACCAACCTGACCGGCTCCATCAGCTGCTGTCTGCGCGGGGTGCCTCCGTTGACGTGCCGGAGCGGGAACTGCTCGAAGTAACGGGTCTGGAACCCAAAGCAATCGCCGCGACCGCCCTGGAAAACCAGGTCATGGTCTATGAACTCACCCCCCTTGTTGCCAGCCTTGAGGAGGCATACATGGAACTGACCAAGGACGACGTCGAATACCACTCCCTGCCCACTGTGGAGGTCAGCAAGTAA
- a CDS encoding bifunctional phosphatase PAP2/diacylglycerol kinase family protein has translation MQSSRPRGRTWISRLDRYLLRHVSDLPGGNHDVFFRRLSAAANQGKLWIGTAAVMALFPGKTRRAALHGLIAQGVASAVTNVVFKTLLPRTRPLPEHLPVFRFVHPQPTSSSMPSGHSASAVAFAVGVGLVRPALGAALAPAALGVAYSRVHTGAHWPSDVLFGSALGAGAALVTRHWWPVRPPIPQTNRAWTSAPELPGGEGLSIVVNTLGGSFKEETAEALQEVFPKAHINTVQPDEDLVERIAATADYPGTRALGVWGGDGTVGTAAAAAVDRSLPLLVLPGGTLNHFARDAGTGSLKDAVRAANNGEAALADIGVVTAERGLAGNPEVSEVAMLNTSSIGLYPNFVRRREHLQPALGKPLAGVVAMFRTFAAGTPTTLTVDGKRHKVWIAYLGRGRYYPRDHAPLIRPVMDDGVLDVRLITADESFARLRLLWSVLTGTVASSRITHLREATGVRIDADGAPMALAVDGEALAGVRSVAYKVRPKALTYYSPRS, from the coding sequence ATGCAAAGCAGCAGGCCACGGGGCCGGACCTGGATCAGCCGGCTCGATAGATACCTCTTGAGGCATGTTTCAGACCTGCCGGGCGGTAACCACGACGTCTTCTTCCGGCGGCTTTCCGCTGCCGCCAACCAAGGCAAACTCTGGATTGGCACGGCGGCTGTCATGGCGCTCTTCCCGGGCAAGACGAGGAGGGCTGCGCTGCATGGCCTGATTGCCCAGGGGGTAGCCTCGGCGGTGACCAACGTGGTGTTCAAGACGCTGCTCCCCCGGACCCGTCCGCTCCCTGAACATCTGCCGGTCTTCCGCTTCGTGCATCCGCAGCCCACCAGTTCCTCCATGCCGTCCGGCCATTCCGCATCCGCCGTGGCGTTCGCAGTGGGAGTGGGTTTGGTCCGCCCCGCCCTGGGCGCCGCATTGGCACCGGCTGCCTTAGGTGTGGCCTATTCAAGGGTGCACACTGGGGCGCACTGGCCCTCCGATGTTCTGTTCGGCTCCGCCCTCGGTGCCGGCGCTGCCTTGGTGACCCGCCACTGGTGGCCGGTCCGCCCGCCCATCCCGCAGACCAACCGGGCTTGGACCAGTGCCCCCGAACTGCCTGGTGGTGAAGGCCTCAGCATCGTGGTCAACACCCTTGGCGGCTCCTTCAAAGAAGAGACCGCCGAGGCTTTGCAGGAAGTATTTCCCAAAGCTCATATAAATACCGTGCAGCCTGACGAGGACCTGGTGGAGCGGATCGCCGCTACTGCTGATTACCCTGGTACCCGCGCCCTGGGTGTGTGGGGCGGAGACGGGACCGTGGGCACGGCGGCTGCTGCCGCCGTCGACCGTTCTTTGCCCCTGCTGGTCCTCCCCGGTGGGACCTTGAACCACTTTGCCCGGGACGCGGGGACGGGCAGCCTGAAGGATGCCGTGCGGGCGGCAAACAACGGTGAGGCCGCACTCGCAGACATCGGAGTGGTGACCGCAGAGCGGGGCCTGGCCGGGAACCCGGAGGTATCCGAGGTGGCAATGCTGAACACGTCGAGCATCGGCCTCTACCCGAACTTTGTCCGACGGCGCGAGCACCTGCAGCCCGCGCTCGGAAAACCGCTGGCCGGCGTCGTTGCCATGTTCCGGACCTTCGCCGCGGGTACGCCCACCACTCTCACCGTGGACGGGAAGCGGCACAAAGTGTGGATTGCCTACCTGGGGAGGGGCCGGTACTACCCGCGCGACCATGCGCCCCTGATCCGGCCCGTCATGGACGACGGTGTGCTGGATGTCCGGCTGATCACCGCCGATGAGTCCTTTGCAAGGCTGCGCCTGCTCTGGTCCGTGCTCACGGGCACCGTGGCAAGCTCCCGGATCACGCATCTCCGGGAGGCCACGGGGGTCAGGATCGACGCCGACGGTGCCCCCATGGCGCTGGCCGTGGACGGAGAGGCCCTGGCCGGAGTCCGAAGCGTGGCCTACAAGGTCCGGCCGAAGGCGCTGACGTACTACTCACCGCGCTCCTGA
- a CDS encoding MFS transporter, with translation MSTSTGMEQHAGLKAAAAATFVVFGINGLVFASWAARIPAVTQTLQITSGQMGTLLLCTAIGSLLALPTAGLVVGRIGTANTVRFAGLLAAAAGVGIAMSLSAVFIPGTAVSLFFFGIGIGLWDVAQNIEGADVEHKLRRTIMPQFHAAFSGGAFIGALVGAGLSTLGVDLPLHLLVIAAVVVVVALVVPRYFLPHLVTATVEGAPKPAKGQSAWRDSRTLLIGVVVLGATLTEGAGNDWIAKASVDGLATSESTGALMFALFVLAMTAMRFLGGRVIDKYGRVAVLRASMAAAAAGLGLFVLASNIWLAGIGAALWGVGAALAFPMGMSAASDDPQHSAARVSVVSTLGYISFLAGPPLLGYLGDLTGIHTALLAIMAPILVALLLAGAARPLQVEQATAAQDTDQDSVQESSKHE, from the coding sequence ATGAGCACCAGCACCGGCATGGAACAGCACGCAGGATTGAAAGCCGCCGCCGCGGCCACGTTTGTGGTCTTCGGCATCAACGGGCTTGTCTTTGCCAGTTGGGCAGCCAGGATTCCCGCAGTCACCCAGACGCTGCAGATCACATCCGGCCAAATGGGCACCCTGCTGCTGTGCACGGCCATCGGCTCGCTGCTTGCGCTGCCCACCGCGGGACTGGTGGTGGGCAGGATCGGTACGGCCAACACCGTGCGTTTTGCCGGCCTGCTGGCCGCGGCGGCAGGCGTGGGTATCGCGATGTCGCTTTCGGCTGTTTTCATTCCCGGAACGGCGGTGTCCCTGTTCTTCTTCGGCATCGGCATTGGGCTGTGGGACGTGGCGCAGAATATTGAAGGGGCCGACGTGGAGCACAAGCTCCGCCGGACCATCATGCCGCAGTTCCACGCGGCCTTCAGCGGCGGCGCGTTCATAGGTGCCCTCGTCGGCGCGGGGCTGTCCACCCTGGGCGTGGACCTTCCGCTGCATCTTCTGGTGATCGCCGCCGTGGTGGTTGTGGTGGCCCTGGTGGTCCCACGCTATTTCCTCCCCCACCTGGTTACAGCCACCGTGGAGGGGGCCCCGAAGCCTGCCAAGGGGCAGTCCGCCTGGCGGGACAGCAGGACGCTGCTGATCGGCGTAGTGGTCCTGGGCGCCACGCTCACGGAGGGTGCCGGAAACGACTGGATTGCCAAGGCATCGGTTGACGGACTTGCCACCTCAGAGTCCACCGGTGCCCTTATGTTCGCCCTGTTCGTGCTGGCCATGACCGCTATGCGATTCCTCGGTGGCCGTGTCATTGACAAGTACGGACGCGTCGCCGTGCTGCGCGCCAGCATGGCAGCGGCCGCCGCAGGGCTGGGGCTCTTCGTGCTGGCATCCAATATCTGGCTGGCGGGGATTGGTGCCGCGCTGTGGGGCGTGGGCGCCGCCCTCGCCTTCCCGATGGGAATGTCCGCCGCGTCCGACGACCCGCAACACTCAGCCGCCCGCGTCTCCGTTGTATCAACTTTGGGGTATATCTCGTTCCTGGCTGGACCGCCGCTGCTGGGCTATCTGGGGGACCTGACGGGGATCCACACGGCGCTGCTGGCGATCATGGCCCCCATCCTGGTTGCCCTCCTGCTCGCCGGAGCGGCCAGGCCCTTACAGGTGGAGCAGGCGACCGCCGCGCAGGACACCGATCAGGACAGCGTGCAGGAGTCCTCCAAGCACGAGTAG